A region of Bifidobacterium adolescentis ATCC 15703 DNA encodes the following proteins:
- a CDS encoding polyprenyl synthetase family protein, with the protein MTSSSDLEQIETRTLSLVRDFSFLHADDPVANSCKAVADAVAQQAVTSSEGGKRLRALLTLDAFRAFAPQDVAERDMDAVLDLACAIEVFQTGALVHDDIIDDSDLRRGKPSAHRALATDTHSDAIGHGLGIMLGDMLATASVDIANKAACRLGSGSSVVSAFLNMHREVEIGQVLDLAVELNTLDDPEELASASLNVFRWKTASYTTIAPLEFGMLAAGLAPADARRLALAIGLPLGLAFQLADDLLDVIGSSRNTGKPVGGDIREGKRTVLLADAIEAAGDVERRELIDMWEAESRDEAHVRRAIALFESTGAIARSKERIAGLWLESKAAIETLELSQDRKDMLTEACARFVPIVREQG; encoded by the coding sequence ATGACTAGCTCTTCCGATTTGGAACAGATTGAAACGCGCACGCTCTCGCTGGTAAGGGATTTTTCGTTCCTGCATGCGGACGATCCGGTGGCGAATTCCTGCAAAGCCGTCGCTGATGCGGTGGCGCAGCAGGCGGTCACGTCAAGTGAGGGCGGCAAACGTCTGCGGGCGTTGCTGACGTTGGATGCGTTCCGTGCGTTCGCGCCGCAGGATGTGGCGGAACGTGATATGGATGCGGTGTTGGATCTGGCATGCGCGATCGAAGTGTTTCAGACCGGCGCGTTGGTGCATGACGACATCATCGACGATTCCGATCTGCGCCGTGGCAAGCCGTCCGCTCATCGTGCGCTTGCCACGGATACCCATAGTGATGCCATCGGCCATGGTTTGGGCATCATGTTGGGTGATATGCTGGCCACCGCGAGCGTGGATATCGCCAATAAAGCGGCTTGCCGGCTTGGCTCCGGGTCTTCCGTGGTGTCGGCCTTCCTGAATATGCACCGTGAAGTGGAAATCGGCCAAGTACTCGATTTGGCCGTGGAACTCAATACGTTAGACGATCCTGAAGAGCTGGCGTCGGCCTCTTTGAATGTCTTCCGTTGGAAGACCGCCAGTTATACCACTATCGCACCTTTGGAATTCGGTATGCTTGCCGCCGGCCTCGCCCCTGCGGACGCGCGCAGGCTCGCACTGGCGATTGGATTGCCTCTTGGTTTGGCGTTCCAGCTCGCGGATGATCTTCTGGACGTCATCGGGTCGAGCCGCAATACCGGCAAACCGGTGGGCGGTGATATCCGTGAAGGCAAACGCACGGTGTTGCTGGCCGATGCGATTGAGGCTGCCGGCGATGTCGAACGACGTGAACTCATCGACATGTGGGAAGCCGAATCACGTGACGAGGCACATGTTAGGCGTGCCATCGCATTGTTCGAGTCCACTGGTGCCATCGCACGTTCCAAGGAACGGATCGCCGGTCTGTGGCTCGAGTCGAAGGCCGCCATCGAGACGCTTGAACTATCGCAGGATCGCAAAGACATGCTTACCGAGGCATGCGCACGTTTCGTACCGATTGTGCGGGAACAGGGCTGA
- a CDS encoding lysophospholipid acyltransferase family protein, whose product MLYWFFVKGLGPIAIHRLGPTAQGLENIPHEGGAIIAANHLAVIDDALLPLTCPRMIHFMGKAEYFEGKGIKGKFKKWWFTSVGVFPVDRSGGSKSLGALNHAREIIEDGHLFGIHIEGTRSPDGRLYKGHTGAARLAFETGCPIIPAAIIGSRELQKPGQVIPNKGKSKVIYGKPIEVEKKSADQITHDDLRSLTDRVAREIQKMSGQEYVDEYAQKVKAELKAQQEAEAQAQAESAAKKA is encoded by the coding sequence ATGCTCTATTGGTTTTTCGTAAAAGGCTTGGGACCAATCGCCATCCACCGTTTGGGACCGACCGCGCAAGGACTTGAGAACATTCCGCACGAAGGTGGCGCCATCATCGCAGCCAACCATCTTGCCGTCATCGACGATGCGTTGCTGCCGTTGACCTGCCCGCGCATGATTCATTTCATGGGCAAGGCCGAATATTTCGAAGGCAAAGGCATCAAAGGCAAATTCAAGAAATGGTGGTTCACGTCAGTCGGCGTGTTCCCCGTGGACCGTTCCGGCGGTTCCAAATCACTTGGCGCACTGAACCACGCCCGTGAGATCATCGAGGACGGACATCTGTTCGGCATTCACATCGAAGGTACTCGCAGCCCCGATGGACGTCTTTACAAAGGACACACCGGCGCGGCGCGTCTGGCATTCGAAACCGGTTGCCCCATTATTCCGGCCGCCATCATCGGTTCGCGTGAACTGCAGAAGCCAGGACAGGTCATTCCGAACAAAGGCAAGTCCAAGGTGATTTACGGCAAGCCGATTGAAGTCGAGAAGAAATCCGCCGACCAGATTACCCACGATGATTTGCGTTCGCTTACCGACCGCGTGGCCCGTGAGATCCAGAAGATGAGCGGACAGGAATACGTCGACGAATACGCGCAGAAGGTCAAGGCCGAGCTCAAAGCCCAGCAGGAGGCCGAAGCGCAGGCACAAGCCGAATCCGCTGCCAAGAAGGCATAA
- a CDS encoding DUF4192 family protein: MKTIDEPMPICEAEMERLEDQLVEDCKSLGMAESIRDFLQEPFSEWMDELADESSGGDDSSPECRLSRNGAGALAIAMQQTMAVRDALLVSIIVDERRSSRDFLMGFMANPTLPGNTRHLEESLNGSFRDASRKPDTKRCDNGVNMMFDIIGMVPERYHVQPLAIISYVLWWMGDERAMLCAMRALALDENCSLAAIICSAAHRHIGPAWAEET, encoded by the coding sequence ATGAAGACGATCGACGAGCCCATGCCGATATGCGAAGCCGAGATGGAACGGCTTGAAGACCAATTGGTGGAGGATTGCAAATCGCTGGGCATGGCGGAGAGCATACGCGATTTCCTGCAGGAGCCATTCTCGGAATGGATGGATGAGCTGGCCGATGAATCGTCGGGAGGTGACGATTCATCGCCAGAATGCAGACTGTCCAGAAACGGTGCGGGAGCACTTGCCATCGCCATGCAGCAGACCATGGCGGTGCGTGACGCGCTGCTGGTCTCCATCATCGTGGATGAACGACGTTCGTCACGTGACTTTCTCATGGGATTCATGGCCAATCCGACACTTCCCGGCAACACGCGTCATCTGGAGGAATCCCTCAACGGATCGTTCCGTGACGCATCAAGAAAACCCGACACGAAACGTTGCGACAACGGCGTCAACATGATGTTCGACATCATCGGGATGGTCCCCGAACGGTATCATGTGCAGCCATTGGCCATCATCAGTTATGTGCTGTGGTGGATGGGCGATGAGCGCGCCATGCTGTGCGCGATGCGTGCGCTCGCGTTGGATGAGAATTGTTCGCTCGCGGCGATCATCTGCTCCGCGGCGCATCGTCATATCGGACCGGCATGGGCCGAAGAGACATAG
- a CDS encoding Stk1 family PASTA domain-containing Ser/Thr kinase, which produces MSEAQHAPEGQVIEGRYRVVSRIADGGMATVYQAVDERLGRTVAIKIMHTQLAQGPQRDQFVERFHREARSAAAIANPHIVQVYDTGEFDGLDFLVMEYVHGVNLRYEMNQQVTFSVRETLRIVGETLDGLASAHRAGVVHRDIKPENILLNDRGHVQITDFGLAKAVSQATLSSTGMLLGTAAYLAPEMIQHNQATPQGDLYSVGIMAWEMLAGKVPFTADNPVTLVFKHVHEDVPDITTACPGINAGVAAFLARLTARAVEDRPQDASVAFDELQQLQSNLTIDDWQYRLSAVSPAANDAADTMPGDGTRQMPLPPAPPAPPVRQNDDRTRQFNPENPNKTTVMPAQQADPEATTRLALEKNDVPANNVPASPSNGPVSGGQPKRSGKRAPVIIAVVAAIVLACAGGGGYAWWYFRGPGSYWTMPQPADLTCSDSEPCRISNIKWNAYEELLKFSNIEYEETEAFSDSVKAGNVISTDPENVGSHVSKRHHQKVKVVVSKGIKQGTVPTDILDATSANGKDPINALKRAGFDNIEQTPANDDAYSMDVPQGALLDLSVDPGATLPHNAKITVTLSQGPKPVTMPDVVGKSKDEAQQTLDALKLTVNWTEQFDDKIPQGQVISASAKTGDELHWGDSVNAVVSKGPETVTLPNYVGQKAAAAKAALEKLGFSVKISSQLTLDSSQDKKVASQDPVGGTEVRLRQEDGTPNTVTLKMYSSLFD; this is translated from the coding sequence ATGAGTGAAGCCCAGCATGCCCCCGAAGGCCAGGTCATCGAAGGCCGGTACCGAGTCGTCAGCAGAATCGCCGATGGCGGCATGGCCACGGTGTATCAAGCTGTTGACGAGCGTCTGGGACGCACCGTCGCCATTAAGATCATGCACACGCAGCTGGCACAGGGCCCACAACGCGACCAGTTCGTGGAACGTTTCCATCGCGAGGCCCGTTCCGCAGCAGCAATAGCCAATCCCCATATCGTGCAGGTGTATGACACCGGTGAGTTCGATGGACTGGATTTTCTTGTCATGGAGTACGTGCATGGCGTGAACCTGCGGTACGAAATGAACCAGCAAGTCACGTTCAGCGTTCGTGAGACGCTACGCATAGTCGGTGAGACGTTGGACGGCTTGGCTTCGGCGCATCGCGCAGGCGTGGTGCACCGCGATATCAAACCGGAGAATATTCTGCTCAATGACCGAGGACATGTGCAGATCACCGATTTCGGCCTGGCCAAGGCGGTGTCGCAGGCCACGCTGTCCTCCACCGGCATGCTGCTGGGCACGGCCGCCTATCTGGCGCCAGAAATGATTCAGCACAATCAGGCAACGCCGCAGGGAGACCTGTATTCCGTAGGCATCATGGCTTGGGAGATGCTGGCCGGCAAGGTGCCGTTCACCGCGGACAATCCGGTGACGCTGGTGTTCAAGCACGTGCATGAGGATGTGCCGGATATCACGACCGCTTGTCCGGGCATCAATGCAGGCGTGGCCGCATTCCTCGCCCGTCTTACGGCGCGCGCGGTCGAGGACCGTCCCCAGGATGCGTCCGTGGCATTCGACGAATTGCAGCAGTTGCAATCGAACCTCACCATCGACGACTGGCAATACCGTCTGTCAGCCGTTTCCCCGGCCGCAAACGATGCCGCCGACACCATGCCCGGCGATGGCACCCGGCAGATGCCGCTACCGCCCGCTCCCCCAGCACCGCCTGTGCGTCAGAACGACGATCGTACACGACAGTTCAATCCGGAAAACCCGAACAAAACCACCGTCATGCCGGCGCAGCAGGCAGATCCGGAGGCAACCACCCGCTTGGCTTTGGAAAAGAACGACGTCCCCGCCAACAACGTTCCAGCTTCCCCCTCGAACGGTCCGGTCAGTGGTGGACAGCCGAAACGCAGTGGCAAGCGTGCACCTGTCATCATCGCCGTCGTAGCAGCCATCGTGCTTGCCTGCGCAGGCGGTGGAGGCTATGCCTGGTGGTATTTCCGAGGACCGGGCAGCTACTGGACCATGCCTCAGCCGGCAGATCTCACATGTTCCGATTCGGAGCCCTGCCGTATTTCCAACATCAAATGGAACGCCTATGAGGAACTGCTGAAATTCTCCAACATCGAGTACGAAGAGACCGAGGCGTTCAGTGATTCCGTCAAGGCTGGCAATGTCATCTCCACCGACCCGGAGAATGTCGGTTCGCATGTGAGCAAACGTCATCATCAGAAGGTCAAGGTGGTAGTGTCCAAGGGTATTAAGCAGGGCACTGTTCCCACAGACATTCTCGATGCCACCAGTGCGAACGGCAAGGATCCGATCAACGCGTTGAAGCGTGCCGGCTTCGACAACATCGAACAGACTCCGGCCAATGATGACGCATATTCCATGGACGTACCTCAGGGCGCGTTGCTTGATTTAAGCGTGGATCCCGGCGCGACTCTGCCCCATAACGCGAAGATTACCGTCACGCTGTCCCAAGGACCGAAACCGGTTACCATGCCGGACGTCGTGGGCAAATCGAAGGATGAGGCGCAGCAGACGCTTGATGCGCTCAAGCTCACCGTCAACTGGACCGAGCAATTCGATGACAAGATTCCGCAAGGACAGGTGATTTCCGCTTCCGCGAAGACCGGAGACGAGTTGCACTGGGGCGATAGCGTCAATGCGGTGGTGTCGAAGGGACCGGAAACCGTAACGCTGCCGAATTATGTCGGACAGAAAGCCGCCGCTGCCAAAGCCGCATTGGAGAAGCTGGGATTCAGTGTGAAGATCAGCTCGCAACTGACACTTGACTCCAGTCAAGACAAGAAGGTCGCTTCGCAGGATCCGGTAGGAGGCACCGAGGTGCGACTGCGTCAGGAGGATGGCACGCCGAATACCGTCACCTTGAAAATGTATTCGTCGCTGTTCGACTGA
- the trpD gene encoding anthranilate phosphoribosyltransferase, whose amino-acid sequence MAEITWKSILTKLVGGDHLSAEESEWFVDDLMNGNADPAAVGAVLATQQQLGLTPDEVRGAAKAMVAHAIPLHIDGETTDIVGTGGDGASTVNLSSMGAVVAAAAGVKVVKHGNRAASSKCGTADCFEALGLPMDLTPEQVSEVGNECGIAFAFARTFHPAMRFVGPIRAALGVPCVFNVLGPLTNPASPKHMAVGCANRKMSPIMAAVYAANGQIGMVYTSHEGLDEMAPTGPVSIWEFKDGKVTENKFDPTVELGLAKVTIADLKGGEPTLNAQLARDFFAGKDVSFRTTALLNAASAIVADGHLVPGDASLADRFKAAYAIAEQTVDSGKATALLDKWIATAQAAKKA is encoded by the coding sequence ATGGCCGAAATCACATGGAAGTCGATCCTCACCAAGCTGGTCGGAGGGGACCACTTGAGCGCCGAGGAATCCGAGTGGTTCGTCGATGACCTCATGAACGGCAATGCCGATCCGGCGGCCGTTGGCGCGGTACTCGCCACCCAGCAGCAGTTGGGGCTGACCCCCGACGAAGTGCGTGGTGCGGCGAAGGCCATGGTGGCCCATGCCATTCCGCTGCACATCGACGGTGAAACCACCGACATCGTCGGCACCGGTGGCGACGGAGCCTCCACCGTGAACCTGTCATCCATGGGGGCCGTCGTAGCCGCGGCCGCAGGCGTAAAAGTCGTCAAGCACGGCAATCGTGCGGCCTCATCCAAGTGCGGCACTGCTGACTGCTTCGAAGCGCTCGGCCTGCCCATGGATTTGACTCCGGAACAAGTGAGCGAAGTCGGCAACGAATGCGGCATCGCCTTCGCTTTCGCACGCACCTTCCACCCCGCCATGCGTTTTGTCGGTCCGATTCGCGCTGCGCTCGGCGTGCCATGCGTGTTCAACGTGCTTGGTCCGCTGACCAACCCGGCAAGCCCGAAGCATATGGCCGTCGGCTGCGCTAATCGCAAGATGAGCCCGATCATGGCCGCCGTATATGCGGCGAACGGCCAGATCGGCATGGTCTACACTTCCCATGAGGGCCTTGACGAGATGGCACCGACCGGTCCGGTCTCCATTTGGGAATTCAAGGACGGCAAGGTTACCGAAAACAAATTCGATCCGACCGTCGAACTCGGCCTCGCCAAAGTCACCATCGCAGATCTGAAGGGTGGCGAACCGACGCTCAACGCGCAGCTGGCACGAGACTTCTTCGCAGGCAAGGATGTGTCGTTCCGTACCACCGCGCTGCTGAACGCCGCTTCCGCAATCGTCGCCGACGGTCATTTGGTGCCGGGCGACGCAAGCTTGGCTGACCGGTTCAAAGCCGCCTACGCCATCGCGGAGCAGACCGTCGACTCCGGCAAGGCCACGGCGCTGCTTGACAAGTGGATCGCCACCGCCCAAGCTGCGAAGAAAGCCTGA
- a CDS encoding RNA polymerase sigma factor: MVYASGGINRRISLATKETTVNTEQTDLTEKTTSGKKASTRKPAAKKSESSKTATKTSRKTAAKKTSAAKKSKKAEEEEENLIEQDAPEDDPVEDADLDDFDDDLDDVDDEGEDDDLDEDNIDEDDDSELEDDDEDKRKKPEEPKEKGAFVVRDDDDDDNLTPSGNPKRRVIAAGATADPVKDYLKQIGRVNLLNAEQEVDLSERIEAGLYAQHLLDTESDKMDFKRRRELKWAANDGKRAKDHLLEANLRLVVSLAKRYTGRGMLFLDLIQEGNLGLIRAVEKFDWKKGFKFSTYATWWIRQAITRAMADQARTIRVPVHMVEVINKLSRVQRQMLQDLGREPTPDELARELDMPVEKVQEVQKYGREPISLHTPLGEDGDSEFGDLIEDTDAIAPSDAVAFSLLQEQFKQVLETLSPREAGVIKMRYGLEDGQPKTLDDIGRVYGVTRERIRQIESKTMSKLRHPSRSQTLRDFLDQ; encoded by the coding sequence ATGGTATACGCTTCCGGCGGGATCAATAGGAGGATAAGTTTGGCCACCAAGGAAACGACGGTAAATACGGAACAGACTGATCTGACCGAAAAGACCACCTCCGGAAAAAAGGCCTCCACGCGCAAGCCTGCTGCCAAGAAGAGCGAGTCCTCAAAGACCGCTACGAAGACGTCGCGCAAGACGGCCGCGAAGAAGACCTCCGCCGCCAAGAAAAGCAAGAAAGCGGAAGAAGAAGAAGAGAACCTGATCGAGCAGGACGCTCCTGAAGACGATCCCGTCGAGGATGCCGATCTTGATGATTTCGACGATGACCTTGATGACGTGGACGACGAAGGGGAGGATGACGACCTCGACGAGGACAATATCGACGAGGATGACGATTCCGAACTGGAAGACGATGACGAAGACAAGCGCAAAAAGCCGGAAGAGCCCAAGGAAAAAGGCGCTTTCGTGGTGCGTGACGATGATGACGACGACAATCTGACGCCGTCCGGCAATCCGAAGCGTCGTGTGATCGCAGCCGGCGCCACCGCAGATCCGGTCAAGGATTACCTGAAGCAGATAGGCCGAGTGAACCTGCTGAACGCCGAACAGGAAGTCGACCTGTCCGAACGCATCGAGGCCGGTCTGTACGCCCAACATCTGCTGGACACGGAATCCGACAAGATGGATTTCAAGCGCCGGCGTGAACTGAAGTGGGCCGCGAACGACGGCAAGCGCGCCAAGGACCATCTGCTGGAAGCCAACCTTCGACTCGTGGTCTCTCTTGCCAAGCGCTATACGGGCCGTGGCATGCTGTTCCTCGATTTGATTCAGGAAGGCAATCTTGGTCTGATTCGTGCCGTAGAGAAGTTCGACTGGAAGAAGGGCTTCAAGTTCTCCACGTACGCCACATGGTGGATTCGCCAGGCCATCACCCGTGCCATGGCTGATCAGGCCCGCACCATTCGTGTGCCTGTGCATATGGTGGAAGTCATCAACAAGCTGTCCCGCGTGCAGCGCCAGATGCTTCAGGACCTCGGCCGCGAACCTACGCCGGACGAACTAGCCCGCGAGCTCGACATGCCGGTCGAGAAGGTGCAGGAAGTGCAGAAGTACGGGCGTGAGCCGATTTCCCTGCACACGCCGCTGGGCGAGGATGGCGATTCCGAGTTCGGTGATCTGATCGAAGACACCGACGCCATCGCACCGTCCGATGCCGTCGCCTTCTCGCTGTTGCAGGAGCAGTTCAAGCAGGTGCTTGAAACGCTGTCTCCGCGTGAAGCTGGCGTCATCAAGATGCGCTACGGTTTGGAGGACGGCCAGCCGAAGACGCTGGATGATATCGGACGTGTGTATGGCGTGACGCGCGAACGTATCCGCCAAATCGAATCGAAGACCATGTCCAAGCTGCGCCATCCGTCCCGTTCGCAGACGCTGCGCGACTTCCTGGACCAGTGA